GACAAACCtaacctgttttctttctggatgtGTTAGTTTATATAATAGGTTCTGCATTGTCAGATCTATGCTGGACCTATTGTTTTCAGTAGTAGTCTGATTTGTCCCTGTGATAAGCCCTGTGGAGATGTGATTATTCCAATAAAAATTCATTCAGTTGGAAACCAACCCTCCAGCTGTTTACTCCCACAGTCCCCGAGCTACACTAACATTGTGTGGAATCCTTGAACAATATTTAATGTAGAatcaaaagcatctttaaaacattttactttagGCTCTGTAACATTGTGTAACCTTCACAATAGATTCCTAGCATCCATGAGGGAACACTTTAGTTAGACAACTTTGAGGCTCGACTGCTATGTTCATCTCTGAGGAAAGCTATGAAGACTCTCCAGTACCTAAAGAACATATCTGACAGTAAGAGTCCAAGTGTTCATGTGTGCACTCTCTCTATTGCATATAAGAGAAGGTATGCAACACTGGAAGTTTCCCGAAAAGAAAAGATGTCTGAGTAAAAACTATGTACTGCCATGCTAAAGCCAGCTCTGGCACGTATAATGTATGCATCGGTTTGCAATTGTAGCTGCTGCAATGTTCGGCAGCGCAGAGACACTGCAAATCTATTACATATGTTCTTTTCCGGGATAAAAAGAGGTTTGCTTCTTAAGGAAGAGCTAcactttttgctttatttattttaacgTTCTAGGCTTGAACAGCAAATAATTTGCACTcaggctgttttctgttttgaatatTGTTGGTATTTTCACTCTTTGGCAGGTCCAGTTGCCCTAAGCACACCAGCCCAGCTTGTGGCCCCCTCTGTAGTAGTGAAAGGCACTCTTTCCATCACTCTTTCGGAGCTCTACTTTGAGGTGGATGAAGAAGATCCCAGTTTTAAGAAAATCGACCCAAAGGTAAGAGATCATTGACCCTGAGCTCTGAGAGATGATGACAAATTGCCCAGACCTTTAATTCTTCATTCGACTTCCTTTACCTCTATTGGCCCACAGTGTTCCAGCTTTAATAAGTTTGGGACTGACCACATATGTTACTGAACTTCACGTAGGTGAcacctccttcccttctcctttctctccccctcccacAATTCGACCGTTCTTGAATGTTAATTAGCTTGCTGCGAATAAAGCTCCAGGGAGGCATCTTAAATAAAGACATCTTGAATCACAGGCCTGTGTGAATAGTGGAAAGTTCAACGAGGCTTTTAGCCcaaatgctttggttttctttcctatttttatatAATGCCAGTGTAACATAGTGCTAAACTTCCTACACTTGTAAGCTTTCAGTGCTTCTGTATCGTATTATTCTCTAATAGCTTTTACAGAGCCTGTTAGTATTTATTGTGCGTAAGCAGAAAACATAATTGCCCTCTTAAAATACATTGCTGAACTCACTTGCTTATTTCCACAAACTTTATTTGCTCTGAGTTACTTGATTACTagtattttgcttaaaattagTAACCTTCAGTAAAATTCCTATTTCAAAGGCAGTATATTGTGTGATTAGCTTAATAAGCTTGCATTTGAATGTTTTCTATAGTATGACAGCATTTCACTATTTatctatgtatttatatatgtagCATTTACAGTATTATGGCAACGTTTCAAAAGTATGACACGATTGGTAAATATTCTTGCATCCCAATTTAAGCACAATGATGGCTCTTGGGTTTTTAGCATGTccttaatattaaaaaagtaataatttctttgtgaagggggaaaaaagtcactGGAAGTAGGAGTGGGTTTCTGCTTGTCTGTAGAGAATACCTTGTGTATTAAGCGCCGGTTCAGTTCTTTGTTCTTACTGAGTAAATTGTTCTTGTCTGTATTAAAAATGGCATCAGCGGGTCTGAAAGCTGGGAGTATCAAATCCTATCAAGGAATGAatttactttggaaaacaaTGTTCTCAAATTCTTAGAAGTAGAGTTTAATATATGCAATTAACTAGAATTGTGATTTTTATGTGGTACCATAAATGAGATTTAACTTTTGatcctgaagtattttttttgaaatattctgGAAATCATTTCAAGTATGAGATAGCTCTTAAAATTTTTATATGCTTACTCCTTCCatagtgtttttttaaaaacatctagCGATAAAAAggatataaatataaaatgtaaagacAGTTTGATGTGTTGCTGTATTGCATTTTCCATCTAAAAGGTTCTACTTTGTATTGCATTAGCATAAGAAAAGTCTTAGAGATCTgcattattctgcatttttgttttccatggttAGCACTTACGGTGTTTGAGTACAGCTACTAATTCTTACCCTTCCTGTTAATGTTTTATGGGGGACACTGACATGCAACATATATTCagcctgctttcttttctgttttcgAGTATTTGGTAGCAGTTGTTTTCTTAACTGTGAGCAGGCATTCTGGTTTGGTTTGACTCTATCTTTAATTCTGTATTGGAGAGATTTTTGGAGGGTTTCCTACAAAAGGAGGAGTTGGTTATATGAAATGTAGGCTACATCTCTTAAGTTCTACTTGTGATGCTGCTTTAGCTGGAGGTCttaaaaggagggaaaaaagaccTTTTGTAATGTCTTGGGGTGTGGGGGGCTAAAAAtcaaaaattaagtatttttattttaagaaacaaataagCTTGCAACGTGGCTGTCTTTCAAGCATTGAACGCCTCCCTGCCCCACCCTCTGCTTAAGTTACTGTACCTTGATAGCGGTGACTATCAAGACTATCAGACTAGAGCTGCCATACCATAGGAAATACcccttggaaaagaaaaaaatcctaatccTCTGTAGCTCAGTAGGCCTGTTTAATTAATGAGGCTTCATCTGTTTGATAAATTTTAAGTTCCTTGTATATTTGTCTAAACTACcgaaaagaaaacattgtgaCAAGTTCCTGAAGAGCGAGCTGCTGTAGAGATAGCACCGGCCCCGATAAGATCGGCCTGTGCTCTTGCTGGGGGCCGGTCCCGGGAGGAAGGGCTGGCCCCGCGGGCTAAACCCTTTCTTTCTGCCAGGTGAGCTGGGGAAAGCGCTCTGAGGACCCCGCAAGAAACTTGTGGAGCACCCCCGGGCTTGAACGCCCGGGTTGGAGAGCCTCCCGGCGGGGTGACCGGGGGTGCCTGGAGATGCCCAGTATGCCGGGGCCGGGCACGGGTGTTCCCCGCGGCTTCCCTGGCTAGAAGTTTATTTCCCAGGCTGCTATCGGACTTGTTCATTTCGTTTTGAACTTAAAGACAAAAGCAACTCTAATTTGAATGGCTATTTCTTTCCTGCTCCGTCCCTAAAGAAACGGAAGTAGTCGTCCCTCCCGGGCAAGAACTTGCATTTttacctcctcttcctccccccgaAAGGATACGAAACTTGCTCGAAATGCTCCGAGCCAGCGTTGAAATCTTTCGGGCGGCTCGAGCGGGTAATGCCGCCGTTTATAAAGCTTAGAAATGCTATTCCCGTTAAAAAAATATCCTGCCAATATTTCTAAGGCGTCCTGAAGAAACTTAAAGCGAGATAGCTACGGCACGAAATACGAGGATGGGGACTCGGGGCtcgggcggggagggggggtcGGGCGCTTCCCTTACGGTTTATCTACTCCTCCGGCTACGCGGTTTTATGCTGTACTTAAAAATCTGGGGAAAACAAAcgtttgtttaaaaaaaatatcgACCGGTTGCTGTAAAGCGCATTAATTATTCAGGATAGATCTATACTTCCTTCCTGTCAAAGTCAAACGGATAGAGAGCGCGTTCGCTCTGGGAAGCGAACGCAAATTAGCgatggatttttaaaacaaaatacaagtgCTTGAGATTTACCGTGGGGcaggcgcggggcggggggagagagaaaaaacaacccaaacactAAAGCAaactataagaaaaaaaaaaaaaaagaggaaaaaacaaagctaaCGAGCGGAGGGTAGGAAACGGCAGGCTCTAATTCTGCCTCAATTctggggagctgctgtgagACGCCCCACATGTTCCCAAGATTTAGAGGGGAAAGCTTAAAGTCATAGAAATAGAGCAGATGTTGTCACATGCCGAACTACAGAAGAGAtaagattacttttttcttagACGCACTAGTTTAATAAAAGCTAGAAGGAAGTTTAGAATATGCCAAGCTAAGGCTTTGGCTGGGTGTTGCATTTAGACTAACTTTACATCGGGTGTTTCcgtttcttttaaagatttttactTCTGAGGTTCAGGAAGAATCTACTTGCCTGAATTTAAGAACCATTCACGAAAAGTCAGCGTAAagttaaagtaatatttttattactatttgcAACAAGTCAGTTGTGGGGCACATAATCTGACCTTGGCACCGAAATACATTTAACAtcagtaaaactttttttttttttaagggagatTTGTACATAtagttaaataatttttcacttgGTGACAACATTCAGGCAAACAAGAGAGCATAAGAAAAGGACTATACATGGATTGGAAAATGTACCTTTCGGGTTTCGTTTGGGAGTTGCAAAAGTCCGATTGCTTCtttttgtgactttttaaaaattcacatGGGAGGGCGGGAGGAGAGGCTCTTCCCTTCTTCCGTGCAATGCGGCGAGAGTTTATTTACGCCGGGAAACCCGTCTGCGAGTTCTTAAAGGCCGAGCTGCAGGTGGGCGCGTTTCGTTTGCCGCCTCTTCCCGTCGTCGTTTGCGTTAAATAGAAAGTTTTTAGGCGCCGTCGTTGTTTGCGGAGGGCGAGTTTTGCCGGCGGGGGTGTGAACCCTATAGCTTGTCAAGGCTTTTGGGATTGGTGAGGATTTCTCTGGCTAGCCTCCAGGTCTGTTTGGCAGCGCTTTCCAGGGCCGAGTGGGGTTTGCCCTGAAAGAGGTCTAGGTTGGGCAGGAAGTAGTGGGGGCAGCGCCggcactgcaggcaggagatgagctgcaggaggatgcCGTTGAGCCGGTCGCCCAGGCACGCCTCGTCCCAGTCGGTCTCCCGCGGGTGCTTCTCGCATTCGTACAGCAGCAGCGTCTTCATGTGGTAGTTGTTGAGGGGCTGCCCCGGCAGCTCCAGGTGCCGGTCGCGCAGCGTCTTCAGCACCGAGAGGCACTTGTTCCGGCAGCCGCCCATCAGCAGCCGGTTCTCGGCCTCGCCGAACTGCAGTACCCAGGCATCGCTCTCGGCCGAGCTCTGCTTGCCCGTCAGCGAGTAGCACTCCTTGGAGAGCAGGTTGAAGCCCTCTGCCTTCACCTCCGCCACCCGGTTGGGGCCGGGCCAGGGGATGTGCGGCATGGGCCACTGCGCCGCGCTGCGCGGCCAGATCCCGGTGCACTTGAAGGCGGGCGTGATCTGCACCACGTACCGCTCCCGGATGCGGAGCTTCACCTCGCTGGTGTCCGCGATCATCTTCACCACGTCTCGGTAGCTGCACTTGTCCACGGCCTGGGCCACCAGTGTCTGGAAGCGGGAGCGGATCTTGCGGGCGGACAGGTAGCCCGAGGCGGTGATGAACTCCACCCAGAGGGACATGCTGCGCTTGCGGCCGTCGCTCAGCTTCAGCACGGCGCAGCCCGGCAGGGAGCCGTCGTCCACGAAGTTGAAGACGCCCATCTGGTTGAGGTAGAGCACCACCTCGAACTCGGTGGGCGAGATCACTTCCAGCCCCTCGTAGCGGGCGTCTATCTCGCTCAGGGAGCTGATGAAGCGCGGCTCCTGCACTTCCACCTCCTTCAACACGTCCGACACGACCTTGCACACCTCCCGGATGGTCTTGGCGATGGCCGCCTTGCGGGCCTGGCACCGCTCCGTGTAGTATTTGTTGAGCTGGTAGACCAGCTTGGCCTGCGCGGCGATCATGTTGGGGCACAGGTCCGGGCTGTACACCGGGCTCTCGCAGTACGTTGAGGGATCCAATGCTTTAGCGGTGGCTGCAGCTTTGCGGAGGGCACCGGCCAAATCGCAGACCCCCACCCCCTCCGGGAAGAAGGCGGCAGCGGCGCGCCGGTGAGAGCAATTAACGAAACCGCGGCTGGCGACGAAACACAAAGGAGCGAAGACCCGGCGACGACGAGGAGTGCGAGCCGCAGAGAGCGGGACGGTACGGGCTGGGCAGCGGTGCCGGAGCGGCGGGCAGCCCCCGCGGGCTCCTGGAGCGCCAAGTTTTGGGTGGCGGCGGGGGCAGGGAGGTCTGCGCTGCTTCTGCGCTCCGGCGCCCACCCCCCCCCGCGCAGCgacaaaaatgctgtttcagtagttcatagaaaggaaaaaaacaacacccgAACAAACTTCCCCAGACTCGAAGGTCCCCGCAGCAAAGCCGGTCGGCGGCGAAGTTTAAAACCGCACACGGTACTAGAGGAGAAGAATGCGAGTAATGCCCAGAGCGGAAGAGTGAActctgtctgcctgcctgcctttctctctttcagtcCGTGGCACCGCCAGAGATGTGCATGAGTTTGGCTGCCGCTCGCTCAGACTGTCAGGGGGTGTTGTtgatttcccttttcctgctggaggCGTTGTCTGAACCCGGCTCTGTGGCTTTCTCTATCTTTATGCGCAGACGTGTGCACTTGGTCTGTGATCGCTCATTCCTGTCCTGCAGCTCTATATAGGTTGctttgagatatatatatagagagagagagttggtttgtttttctttgcacagACTGTGTTTTATCCTTAGCGGGAGGAGAGCGTAGCTGCTGTGCCCGGGATggcttctcctccccctccccacccctggaagtgcGCGCCGAGGCTCTGGACTCTCCGcgcctctcctcctcctcgccgTGTGCCCGTCTGTCTCCGGCGGTGCCGCCGGGCCCTGTAGTTTATGAATGGGGCCGGGGCCCAGCCGGGGGGCGGAGCCCCGCCTCCTACAATCGCCGCCGAGCTGTCAGCGCCGCGGCCAAtcgcggcgggcggcgggggcgCGCATACGCTCCCGCGCGTTcactcctgcctccttccccggcggcggcggggtcGTGGTGTCCGCCCGCCCGCTCCGTGCTGGGGCTGACCGGTcgtgtgtgagtgtgtgtgtgtttgtgcagggCTGCGAGCGCCCTGCGACGAGTGGGAAAAAGCGGCAACTTCGCCGTGACGGGCGAAGGTCGCTCGCTGCTCCCGCCGCTCGCAGCGGGGAGGCCCAGCGGCGGTGCCGGTCCGAGAGGGAAAGCGGGGGGAGAGAGGCGTGCCCGGTGCTTCGCCGCAGGCATCAATCTTATTTCGCTAATGCCGGGCTGCGGCAGCGAAAGTGAGACCGTCACCGGGGCGGAACTGCACACCTTAGTTTTACTGCTCTCAGTCAGGGCCATAGTCACGTTAATTTAGATAAATCTGGTGCCATAAAGTTCTGTTCATCCTCCTAAAGCGCAGGATTGAGTTATTCGAAAGGAAACGATATTTTATGCAAGTTTGAATTAATAAGAATATTGAATGATTCGGACGTAAAACCGTAGTTATGTCAGCTCGGAAAGAGCAGCTCGCCCGCTCTGCTCTCACCCCCAGCAGTACCTGCTGCCAAACACCGCAAGTGCCACTCCTGCGGGAGAAGGCGGCGATGtccactgctgctgtggtggggcCCCGGGTGCTTTTTCCCTCAGCGGTTGCCCTCCCCTGGGCCGTGCAGCCCTGCAATTGGTACCGCCGGGCGAGTCGAGGCGCCCCGGGGCTGCGGGGCACGGAGCAGGCGGCGTGGCCGGACCCGGCGGAGTCCCACCGTGGGTCGTTGCAGCCGGGCCGGGGCCGTGGGAGTCCGGCGGAGCCGTTCACACGCGCTGCGCTCTTCCTTGCGGAGCCTGGTTTTAACCAGCTCTCAGCGGTGGGGCTCggtttcttgttctttcctcctctcGTTGCAGCTGGctgattttaataaagaaaatatcgCCGTCTGTTTTCCGTATGCATTTAAATTAGAAACATGTCTTGTGCCGGCCGTACCGCTGCGCGCTGGAAAAAGTAAGTACGGACCTGCCCGGCGCCGGTGAGGCTCCGTTCTCCCCGCCGTGAGGGTCAGTTCGCTGCTTCCCCCCGTGCACCGGGGCGGTCTGCGCCCGGGGCTGGGCGGGGGCTGTCGCGCCTGCCCGGCGGGCCGCGGTGGCCGGTGCTCGGCGGGGCACGGACGGGCGGCGGTGTCAGGTGTccccgccgggcccggccccgtCAGGAGGGAGACGAGCCGAGAGCAGGAAGTCTCCGAGGACAGCAGCCTCggaggggtgggggagaggGTGCAGGCTGCGCCGAGGGCTGAGCTGCTCCAACGGTCTGTAGGCGTCCCGGGGCTGCAGAGGGACAATCCGCCCCGGGGCTAGGTAAGTGTCTGCGGACTGTGCCCTGGGGACCCCCTTTGCCTGCGCGGAGCGTCTCTCCGTGGGCTCGGCTGGCCGGGTGGAGCTGCGAGGGTCCTGCGCCTCGTCTCCAGACGCCCTCCGGCAAGCGGAAGAGTTAGTGAGGGCTGGGGGTCCCTACCACACGACCCGCCGGAGCTCCCGGAGCGGACTCGCAGCCGAGCTGGCGATTGCCCGCAAGGCGGGGGGGGTCAGAACGACCACGGACCCGCCGAGCAGCGGCGGGCGGGGGAAAGGCTTTGCGGGGTTTCGCTTCCAGCAGAGAGCGGGTAGAGCGGGGGCTTTCCGCGGCCGGGGCGCGGAGGAGATGCCGGAGCCGTCAGGCGGCCCGGGTAAGGGTAGGGGGACGCGCGTTCGTGTTTTCAGGATAGAAGCAGAAGGAGGGAACGATTCCCCTCCCACTCCCCCCGGTAAGGTGACTAATGATGAAGCGTTACTAGTGTTCAGATTTAAAACAATTCATTACCAATTTTCCCGTCTGAGGTTGAAGCCCTAGTAAATAATAAATCAGCTAAACAAAAGCCGACTTTAATTTATTGCCCTAGCGCTAATTAGAAACATCATTTGAGCAATAAACTTAAACACTTCCAGCAAATAATGCGCTTGAAACCCTTCTCTCCTGCGTCTGGGCGTTTGTGGCCGTACTGCATTAAGACTAGCTTCATCTGTGGCGGAATTTGCTCTCGCCGGGATGAATAATTGAACGGGGAACAGGATCCGAGGAGGCTATAATTGAAGAGCCCTTGTCACCTCTGCTTTTATGTATGTTAGTGTAGAAGTCCATCAGCAGCTCCTTGATGGTGTATAAAACGAAGTggcagcccctccagcagcaggagataCTGTATTCCATTAAAAGGACCGTGTGCAAGTGTGTGCTGCAGAGAGGGGAACTCTCCGGGCTAAAAGCCACTTAAGTCTTCAGACCGATTGATCTGTATTCTCTCGTTATAATCCGCCTCATCATACTTGAGTTAATGAGGCAGGGGCGGGGGTGATCTGATGGGCCTTGACAAATTCATTAGGGAGGCTGCGGGACATTTTATTTGACTGTTAAACATcgtgtttgtttggtttaagCAGTGCCAACATCAGCATGCCGCTGCCTGGAGCAATAGCGGTTTGTTAGCAAGGGCTGCTGTGAAAAGGCACTTCCCAGTCCGGGGGACCGGGTGTGTGCGGAGCCGCGGTTGGCCCCGCTCGCCCCACCCGGGCCGTCCTCTCTGTGCTACGGGGAGCTCCGCGCTCCCGCCGGGCGCACACGGGCGGGGAACCGGGTTCCCGGCCGGCGGGGGCGGCGAAGGGCTGCTAGTCAGTGTGCAcagtctgttttgtttgtgttccATCCCCCCCCAAGAACCCTGTGTATTTGTATTAACCCTTAAAAACcagcaacagaagaaatatgCAAACCATCTCGGAGTTTCAGCAAGAAGCATGCAAGTTTTCTCACTGTGTTGTGTGTGATACAGCGTACATGCATTTGCTTGCCTAACCAGCTTGTCAGTGACATATATTAGCTATTTCAGAGCTTTTTTATTCtcaacagaatattttaaactttctaTAACATGCTACTGATACAAGGTctagttttaaaagcaaattaaagttTAATCAAAATAACTTGAGtctattaaataatttctgccAAATCtgccctttttctccccctttcacCTCACTGAGAGGGAAAAGTGAATTCAGGAACAGGTGCTCCCAAAAGGgataagaagtatttttatgaaTACCTCATGAAATATGTATCTGTACATATGCAGTTTGTTCATGGTAGCTTTGTAGATGAGATCCAGCTAGCGTTCCATTATTGTCTAGTAGTTggtttcctctctctgctttcatttaagGGAAACAGttttgtgaaaaacagaataattaGTCTGCTCATGGAACCTAACAtcgtattttattttattttttttttcccctggagaTCAGTCTTCAAACATTCTCAGCTTTAAGTGCTTTGTAGGACTCTGCTTCCATTTATAGCAGAACAGTATGGGAAAAGAGCTAGTGCCCTTTGCCTGTCATTTTCATACATTCCTGCACTGCTGATGGAGCTTGAACTGCTGCAGGGAATGTatgaatttgaaaagaaatgagtCAGTAATGCATGTTGTGTTTCTCCACAGCAGAACTGGGTTAATAGTTAAAGTAAATGCTCCTGTGAGTTTGACAGATAAAATTCTGTTTACTTTCGATAGTATAGTATGTACCTCTTCTTGAAAGTCATGGCTTGGCTTTACTATCCACTGACCTGTACTAAGGACTGTGTTTATGAAGGTAGTTGATAGCACACATTGAGGGAGAAAAGATGGTTTGATTTCTACATGTGTCATTAATGCATCTCATCAGTTAAGAGTGTTGCATAAATCTTGTACTTGTTCTGTGAAGATTCAATAGTGTGATAATTAATTTATACATGTTCCTAAGTCTCCCTTAGCTGTCATTACCGCAGTGGGAAGGGGCAGGGTTTCAACTACTCCTTTAAGTACCTAATTTTTACTTTCGTATTGAGTCTTAAAATGTGAATGTGTCCATATTCTGGTGTTTAGTCACCAGCAACCTGCAGCTGAAGGCTTTCTCTAATGCTTTGGATCTTGTGCTAAAGGTagcatcttctcttttttcatggTAAAAAGTGCACTTCTGTTTGCTGTAAGGTTGCTTTGGGTGCTAAAAACTGATTTGTAAGTTTGTGTTCAGTAGATTGTCAATTAGGGAAATTGGGACACATGCAATAGAAAAGAGCATTTCTAGCGCTTTCatagtatttttctcttgttgaAACTTCTTGTGGGcctcttgttttgtttagatGCAGTTGGGGTGGATGAATGCTATTTTATCCACTAGAAGGAACCAAATTCACATGTGTTGGCTGGACTTTATTCACAGTAATTGATTAATTACATTAATaacatcatttatttttttaaagtatgagAGTACAGAACATGTTGAGATTTTGTCATCTCGACCTCCAATTGAATGCAATAACACTTATTTGCTTGAGAAAAATGTGAGGTGGGCTACATAGATCATGACTTGTCTGGTTCTTAAAAATTCTGTGAGGCTAAATCaacatttcttctaaaaatatgaaaattatgGCAATATTCTAAGCAAAGTCAAAGTTCTGGAATTCAGTAACTATCAATTTACAGGCGTTTGGCTGCAACTTCTGTTTTTAGCAGTAGCAGCATGATGATTGCTATGCTTATTGTC
The window above is part of the Strigops habroptila isolate Jane chromosome 7, bStrHab1.2.pri, whole genome shotgun sequence genome. Proteins encoded here:
- the MAB21L2 gene encoding protein mab-21-like 2, which gives rise to MIAAQAKLVYQLNKYYTERCQARKAAIAKTIREVCKVVSDVLKEVEVQEPRFISSLSEIDARYEGLEVISPTEFEVVLYLNQMGVFNFVDDGSLPGCAVLKLSDGRKRSMSLWVEFITASGYLSARKIRSRFQTLVAQAVDKCSYRDVVKMIADTSEVKLRIRERYVVQITPAFKCTGIWPRSAAQWPMPHIPWPGPNRVAEVKAEGFNLLSKECYSLTGKQSSAESDAWVLQFGEAENRLLMGGCRNKCLSVLKTLRDRHLELPGQPLNNYHMKTLLLYECEKHPRETDWDEACLGDRLNGILLQLISCLQCRRCPHYFLPNLDLFQGKPHSALESAAKQTWRLAREILTNPKSLDKL